The following coding sequences are from one Saccharomyces eubayanus strain FM1318 chromosome VII, whole genome shotgun sequence window:
- the ANK1 gene encoding ankyrin repeat-containing protein ANK1: protein MDTEGASLSEQLLDAARRNNLDLLETVFDSLDDDPEKIAKLINESKEPLGNTALHLCCKYGSWEVLDKILDQDGGIEIDPQNDVDGDTPLHVTVKYSQEEPEHGTFIARNLIEVGADPRIKNYNNQKPIDLVHGDELDELIDLLQGAELAIDSNNGLADKDESEEIIDDGPSDDDEDDDKN, encoded by the coding sequence ATGGATACTGAAGGGGCTTCTTTAAGTGAGCAACTGCTAGACGCAGCCAGAAGAAATAATTTGGATTTACTAGAAACTGTATTTGATAGCTTGGATGATGATCCTGAGAAGATTGCGAAGCTTATCAATGAGTCCAAAGAACCCTTGGGGAACACGGCGTTGCATTTATGTTGTAAATATGGGTCCTGGGAAGTTCTTGACAAGATTCTCGACCAAGACGGTGGGATCGAGATAGATCCTCAAAACGATGTTGATGGCGACACTCCACTACACGTTACAGTTAAATATAGTCAAGAAGAGCCTGAGCATGGGACATTTATTGCCAGAAATCTTATTGAAGTGGGTGCCGACCCTAGGATCAAAAATTACAACAATCAAAAACCTATCGATTTGGTCCACGGTGACGAATTAGATGAATTGATTGATCTTTTACAGGGTGCTGAATTGGCCATTGATAGTAATAACGGATTGGCtgataaagatgaaagCGAGGAAATTATAGATGATGGTCCCTCggatgatgacgaagacgatgatAAAAACTGA
- the DOC1 gene encoding anaphase promoting complex subunit DOC1 — MMDPSDMNKMLDQLAPREQIRPVVSRHSKPPVLVLDDRVVDAATRDVYVNGFQEEAQYQNLTPENLQHMFHQGLQLLDSARMINATHLALWKPSSFKLGNPVEFALDDNYDTFWQSDGGQPHQLDIMFSKRMDICVMALFFSMIADESYAPSLVKMYVGHSPSDVTLYKMLEVRNVNGWVALRFPDNRDDDQLLKCQFIRLLFPVNHENGKDTHLRGIRLYVPSNEPHQEIHEWAQTLPETSNMFQDAILR; from the coding sequence ATGATGGACCCATCGGATATGAACAAGATGCTAGACCAACTGGCACCTCGGGAGCAGATCAGGCCCGTGGTGAGTCGCCATAGCAAGCCTCCCGTGCTAGTATTAGATGACAGGGTAGTAGACGCCGCCACCAGGGATGTTTATGTGAACGGGTTCCAAGAAGAGGCCCAGTATCAGAATCTCACACCTGAAAACTTGCAGCATATGTTCCATCAAGGATTACAACTCCTGGACTCGGCAAGGATGATCAACGCGACGCACTTGGCACTATGGAAGCCTTCGTCTTTCAAACTGGGGAACCCAGTCGAGTTTGCCCTGGACGATAACTACGACACATTCTGGCAGAGCGATGGGGGCCAGCCGCATCAACTAGATATAATGTTCAGCAAGAGGATGGACATCTGTGTCATGGCGCTCTTCTTCTCGATGATCGCAGACGAGTCGTATGCGCCGAGCTTAGTGAAGATGTATGTGGGACACAGTCCTTCGGATGTGACGCTTTACAAAATGCTCGAAGTAAGGAACGTGAACGGATGGGTAGCATTGAGGTTTCCGGATAATCGAGATGACGACCAATTACTGAAATGCCAGTTCATAAGGCTTTTATTTCCTGTCAATCATGAAAACGGGAAAGATACTCATTTACGGGGCATAAGGCTTTACGTTCCCTCAAACGAGCCCCATCAGGAGATTCATGAGTGGGCACAGACCCTTCCAGAAACTAGCAATATGTTTCAAGATGCTATATTACGCTAA
- the HAP2 gene encoding transcription activator HAP2, producing MSADETDAKFHPLEVDLQSEAAAAAHSRSSSLQGKPMEMSMDMDNTLSRRSEDQQTTNEDDLFLFNRLRASQNRAMDSLESQPQYTPPSAASTDVSAEFTSYAAVATLPPPSHHQQQQQQQQQLVVQAQYTQGQPNLQNDTVGTAVSEQPFYVNAKQYYRILKRRYARAKLEEKLRISRERKPYLHESRHKHAMRRPRGEGGRFLTAAEIKAMKLKKTGDSDDVEDNHEDKKITTKIIQEQPRANSTVAGADEKT from the coding sequence ATGTCTGCAGACGAAACGGATGCGAAATTTCATCCATTGGAAGTAGATCTGCAATCtgaagcagcagcagccgCTCATTCACGCAGCTCTTCTCTCCAGGGGAAGCCCATGGAGATGAGTATGGATATGGACAACACTCTGTCTCGAAGAAGCGAAGACCAACAGACTACAAATGAAGAcgatttgtttttgtttaacAGGTTACGAGCATCGCAGAACAGAGCTATGGACTCGCTAGAATCGCAGCCACAATATACACCACCAAGTGCCGCCTCGACGGATGTGTCTGCTGAATTTACAAGTTACGCTGCGGTAGCAACATTACCACCTCCTTCTCATcatcagcaacaacaacagcaacagcagcagcttGTCGTGCAAGCTCAATACACACAGGGCCAGCCAAACTTGCAAAATGACACTGTAGGGACAGCCGTATCGGAGCAGCCCTTTTATGTTAATGCTAAGCAATACTACCGAATCTTGAAAAGGCGGTATGCAAGGGCCAAACTAGAGGAAAAATTACGAATATCAAGGGAAAGAAAGCCGTACCTGCACGAGTCTCGGCATAAGCATGCCATGCGAAGACCTCGTGGTGAAGGTGGGAGGTTCTTAACTGCTGCTGAAATCAAAGCcatgaaattaaagaaaacaggAGATAGTGACGATGTTGAGGATAATCATGaggacaaaaaaattactacTAAAATAATACAAGAACAACCACGTGCTAATTCCACCGTGGCAGGGGCAGACGAAAAGACATAG
- the KAP114 gene encoding karyopherin KAP114 → MDISHLITGAQSSDNHTRESAEAQLLQWCDSDASQVFTSLANVALHHQTSLQSRQFALLSLRKLITMYWSPGFESYRSTSNVDLNVKEFIREALLKLCLNANENTKIKNGASYCIVQISAVDFPDQWPQLLTVIYDAISQQYSLNAMSLLNEIYDDVVSEEMYFEGGIGLETVTIIFKVLTMETSNLVAKIAALKLFKACLSQMSSHDRHDDESRNNFIIQCLSTSLQRLGQLLTLDLVNEDVISQSKFRSIIYENLVFIKNNFSKKHFPKELQVQFKLIAVEDLKNIAFVNVNGNPTENEDFLETVQTCSVYIVEFLTTVCAIPFTIEEVKLIIQSLTTLCRVDYDTTQLWIGDFNSFVSKETGLAASYNVRDQVSEFFTSLSDPNLSLMFDIVFQDIEENITNYKSLESLLYLLQCILLNDDEITSQNITQSSQSMIENLRNELISPEIDELTLARLILIIPKVLDKFIDVLPDIKSLTSSFLKASLDLALKYSQELVKSAVLIAFTYYCYFAELNSVLGPEACTEVQEKIIQIINEISDDAEEDTNGTIMEVLNEVISCNTKESHHEEQVLQAEFHLVFTISSKDPANVQVVVQSQECLEKLLDNITMENYMSYIELCLPSFINVLEANSSNNYKYSPLLSLVLEFITVFLKKKPINGFLPNEINQHLFEPLAKVLAYSTEDETLQLSTEAFSYLILNTDTQVMESRLMDIMKVLERLLSLEVSDSAAMNVGSLVVTIFTRFSGEIQPLVERILQAVVVRLVKAQNISTQQNLFSVLCFLTCNDPKQTVDFLSSFQIDNIDALSLVMPKWMESFEIVRGERRIKENIIALIKLFFLDDARLHKLTVNGDLIPYDGDLIITRSMAKKMPDKYVQVPLYTKIIKLFVSELGFQNKQPNPEQLITTDITKDAANNDNDDHDDDDDDDWEDVDDVLDYEKLKDYIGDDVDGGEEDDSEDITGLMDVKESVMEILVGFFKEVASKDVSGFHCIYESLSDNERKALSEALL, encoded by the coding sequence ATGGATATCAGTCATTTAATAACAGGTGCACAATCATCTGATAACCACACTAGAGAGTCTGCTGAGGCACAGCTATTACAATGGTGCGATTCAGATGCCTCTCAAGTGTTCACATCATTGGCAAACGTGGCCTTGCATCACCAAACTTCTCTACAGTCGAGGCAATTTGCGTTGTTGTCCTTAAGGAAACTGATAACCATGTATTGGAGCCCTGGATTTGAATCCTACCGTTCTACTTCGAACGTTGATTTGAATGTCAAAGAGTTCATTCGCGAGGCTTTACTGAAATTATGCTTGAATGCCAATGAAAATACTAAGATCAAAAACGGCGCTTCTTACTGCATTGTCCAAATATCAGCTGTTGATTTTCCGGATCAATGGCCACAACTTTTAACTGTCATTTACGATGCTATCTCACAGCAGTACTCACTAAATGCAATGTCTTTGTTAAATGAAATTTATGATGACGTTGTCTCTGAAGAAATGTATTTCGAAGGCGGGATTGGTTTAGAGACAGTAAcaattattttcaaagtcttgACTATGGAAACTTCCAATCTTGTAGCTAAGATTGCTGCCttaaaacttttcaaagcATGCCTTTCACAAATGAGTTCGCACGATAGACATGACGATGAATCAAGAAATAACTTTATCATCCAGTGCTTGTCTACTTCGTTACAAAGGTTAGGGCAATTATTAACCTTGGATTTGGTCAATGAAGATGTTATTTCTCAATCAAAGTTCAGATCCATAATATATGAGAATTTAGTgtttatcaaaaataactTCTCTAAAAAGCATTTCCCAAAGGAATTGCAAGTACAGTTTAAGCTTATAGCAGTCGAAGATTTAAAAAACATTGCCTTTGTGAATGTAAATGGCAATCCTactgaaaatgaagactTTCTAGAAACAGTCCAAACTTGTTCTGTTTATATTGTGGAATTCTTAACAACTGTCTGCGCGATTCCATTTACTATTGAAGAGGTGAAACTTATTATACAGTCTTTAACCACCCTATGCCGAGTGGATTACGATACAACCCAATTATGGATAGGCGATTTTAATTCCTTTGTATCCAAGGAGACCGGCTTAGCAGCATCGTATAACGTTAGGGACCAGGtttctgaattttttaCTTCATTATCAGATCCAAATTTGTCCTTAATGTttgatattgttttccaagatatcgaagaaaatattacCAATTACAAATCCTTAGAAtctcttttatatttattacAGTGTATCCTGCTTAACGATGATGAGATAACCAGCCAAAATATTACTCAATCTTCGCAATCCATGATAGAAAACTTGCGGAATGAATTAATATCACCAGAAATAGACGAATTGACGTTGGCGCGTTTAATCTTAATTATTCCCAAAGTTTTAGATAAGTTTATCGATGTCTTACCAGATATCAAATCCTTGACATCAAGCTTTTTAAAAGCAAGCTTAGATTTGGCATTAAAGTATTCTCAAGAGCTTGTTAAATCCGCTGTATTAATAGCATTTACCTACTACTGTTATTTTGCAGAGCTAAACTCGGTTCTTGGCCCAGAAGCTTGCACAgaagttcaagaaaaaataattcaaatcatcaatgAGATTAGCGAtgatgctgaagaagacacTAATGGAACCATCATGGAAGTACTGAATGAAGTGATCAGCTGTAATACCAAAGAGTCTCATCATGAGGAACAAGTTTTACAAGCAGAATTTCATTTAGTGTTTACAATTTCATCCAAGGATCCTGCCAATGTACAAGTTGTTGTCCAAAGTCAAGAATGTTTGGAGAAGCTGTTGGATAACATTACTATGGAAAATTATATGAGTTACATTGAACTGTGCCTCCCATCATTTATCAACGTCCTGGAAGCCAATAGTTCGAACAACTATAAATACTCACCATTGTTATCACTAGTCTTAGAATTCATTACTgtctttttgaagaaaaaacctATTAATGGatttttaccaaatgaaataaatcAACACTTGTTTGAACCATTAGCTAAAGTATTGGCGTACTCGactgaagatgaaacaCTGCAATTATCCACGGAGGCATTTAGCTACCTAATCTTGAACACGGATACCCAGGTTATGGAATCAAGACTAATGGATATCATGAAGGTTTTAGAAAGGTTGTTGTCTTTGGAGGTATCAGACTCGGCAGCCATGAACGTCGGGTCATTGGTGGTTACCATCTTTACAAGGTTTTCAGGAGAGATTCAACCATTGGTTGAGAGAATTCTGCAAGCCGTCGTGGTAAGATTGGTTAAAGCACAGAACATCTCCACTCAACAAAACCTGTTCTCGGTGTTGTGCTTTTTAACATGCAACGATCCTAAACAAACAGTAGATTTCTTATccagttttcaaattgataACATAGATGCTCTATCATTAGTGATGCCAAAATGGATGGAAAGCTTTGAAATCGTCAGAGGTGAAAGGagaatcaaagaaaatattattgCCTTGATCAAACTTTTCTTCCTAGACGATGCGAGGTTGCATAAACTGACGGTCAATGGCGACTTAATACCGTATGATGGCGACCTGATCATCACAAGATCAATGGCCAAGAAAATGCCAGACAAATACGTGCAAGTTCCACTCTACACCAAGATCATCaaactttttgtttccGAATTAGGAttccaaaacaaacagCCTAATCCAGAACAATTGATCACGACTGATATCACGAAAGATGCGGCAAACAACGACAACGACGACcacgatgacgacgacgatgatgattgGGAAGACGTGGACGACGTGCTAGACTACGAGAAATTAAAGGATTATATAGGCGACGACGTGGATGGAGGAGAAGAGGACGACTCTGAAGATATCACAGGGCTCATGGACGTGAAGGAATCCGTTATGGAGATTTTAGTAgggtttttcaaagaagttGCCAGCAAAGATGTTAGCGGTTTCCACTGCATCTACGAATCTCTGTCTGACAACGAACGCAAAGCCCTTTCAGAGGCTCTTTTATAG
- the CSE1 gene encoding importin-alpha export receptor — protein MSDLETVAKFLAESVVASTAKVSERNLKQLETQDGFGLTLLHVIASTNLPLSTRLAGALFFKNFIKRKWVDENGNHLLPAENVELIKKEIVPLMITLPNNLQVQIGEAISSIADSDFPDRWPTLLNDLASRLSNDDMVTNKGVLTVAHSIFKRWRPLFRSDELFLEIKLVLDVFTAPLLNLLKTVDEQITANENNKAMLNMLFDVLLVLIKLYYDFNCQDIPEFFEDNIQIGMGIFHKYLSYSNPLLEDPDETEHASVLIKVKSSIQELVQLYTTRYEDVFGPMINEFIQITWNLLTSMSTQPKYDILVSKSLSFLTAVTRIPKYFEIFNNESAMNNITEQIILPNVTLREEDVELFEDDPIEYIRRDLEGSDTDTRRRACTDFLKELKEKNEALVTNIFLAHMKGFVEQYMSDPSKNWKFKDLYIYLFTALAINGNITNAGVSSTNILLDVVDFFTREIAPDLTSNNIPHIILRVDAIKYIYTFRNQLNKAQLIELMPVLATFLQTDEYVVYTYAAITIEKILTIRESNTSPAFIFHKEDISSSAEVLLNNLIALILKHGNSPEKLAENEFLMRSIFRVLQTSEDSIQALFPQLLAQFIEIVTIMAKNPSNPRFTHYTFESIGVILNYAQRENLPILAESMMPTFLTILSEDIQEFIPYVFQIIAFVVERSATIPESIKQLAQPLLAPNVWELKGNIPAVTRLLKSFIKTDSSIFPDLVPVLGIFQRLIASKAYEVHGFDLLEYIMLLIDMNRLSPYMKQIAVLLLQRLQNSKTERYVKKLTVFLGLISNKLGSDFVIQFIDEVQDGLFQQIWSNFIITTLPTIGNLLDRKIALIGILNMVVNGQIFQNKYPALISSTMNSVIETASSQSIANLKTDFVDLDNLEEISTFGSHFSKLVSISEKPFDPLPEIDVNNGVRLYVIELLNKCNAMSGNTFLNTVLPQLTQENQIKLNQLLTRN, from the coding sequence ATGTCCGACTTGGAGACTGTGGCTAAATTTTTGGCCGAATCAGTAGTTGCATCCACAGCTAAGGTATCCGAAAGGAATTTAAAACAGTTGGAGACGCAAGATGGGTTCGGTTTAACACTATTGCATGTTATTGCTTCCACCAACTTGCCATTGTCTACCAGATTAGCTGgtgctttgtttttcaagaactttATCAAACGGAAGTGGGTGGATGAAAACGGTAACCATTTACTACCGGCTGAGAATGTTGAACTAatcaaaaaggaaattgttCCCTTAATGATAACCTTGCCAAACAATTTGCAAGTTCAAATTGGAGAGGCGATTTCCAGTATTGCAGACTCTGATTTTCCTGACAGATGGCCTACACTTTTAAACGATTTGGCCTCCAGATTAAGTAATGATGATATGGTAACTAATAAAGGTGTTCTTACAGTGGCACATTCtatcttcaaaagatggAGACCTTTATTCAGATCGGACgaactttttttggaaataaagcttgttcttgatgtaTTCACAGCGCCACTTTTAAATTTACTGAAAACCGTTGACGAACAAATAACAGCAAACGAGAACAATAAGGCAATGTTGAATATGTTGTTTGACGTCCTACTAGTATTAATTAAACTATACTATGATTTCAATTGCCAAGACATACCGGAATTTTTCGAGGATAACATCCAGATTGGTATGGGTATCTTTCATAAATATTTATCATATTCAAATCCGCTATTGGAGGATCCCGATGAAACTGAACACGCGTCTGTTTTAATAAAAGTGAAGTCTTCAATTCAAGAATTGGTACAGTTATACACAACAAGGTATGAAGACGTTTTTGGACCTATGATCAATGAGTTCATTCAAATCACCTGGAATCTTTTAACTTCAATGTCCACGCAACCAAAATATGATATTTTAGTATCCAAATCTCTGTCGTTTTTGACCGCGGTAACACGTATCCCAAAATATTTCGAAATTTTTAACAATGAATCCGCCATGAATAACATAACAGAACAGATCATTTTGCCAAATGTCACATTACGTGAAGAAGATGTCgaattatttgaagatgatcCAATTGAATACATTCGTAGAGATTTGGAAGGTTCAGATACAGACAccagaagaagagcttGTACGGACTTCTTGAAGgaattaaaggaaaaaaatgaagcaTTAGTGacaaatatatttttggcTCATATGAAGGGGTTTGTCGAACAATATATGAGTGATCCATCCAAAAACTGGAAATTTAAGGATCTCTATATTTATCTATTCACTGCACTGGCCATTAATGGGAATATTACCAATGCCGGTGTTTCATCAACTAACATTTTATTGGATGTAGTCGATTTCTTCACCAGAGAAATCGCACCTGATCTAACCTCAAACAATATTCCCCATATTATTTTGAGGGTCGATGCAATCAAATACATTTACACATTTAGAAATCAATTGAACAAGGCCCAATTGATTGAGTTGATGCCTGTTTTGGCCACTTTCCTACAAACAGATGAATACGTTGTTTATACGTATGCTGCCATTACTATCGAAAAAATTCTGACCATCAGAGAATCTAATACATCGCCTGCCTTTATTTTCCATAAAGAGGATATTTCAAGTAGTGCCGAAGTTCTTCTGAATAATCTTATTGCATTAATATTGAAACATGGTAACTCACCTGAAAAACTAGCTGAAAACGAATTTTTAATGAGGTCAATCTTTAGAGTCTTGCAGACGTCAGAGGATTCTATTCAGGCCTTATTTCCTCAATTATTGGCCCAGTTCATCGAAATTGTAACAATAATGGCCAAGAATCCATCGAATCCAAGATTTACCCATTACACTTTTGAATCCATTGGTGTCATCTTGAATTATGCCCAGAGAGAAAACTTACCAATACTCGCAGAATCCATGATGCCAACGTTTTTAACTATTCTCTCTGAAGATATTCAAGAATTCATACCatatgtttttcaaattattgCATTTGTTGTTGAGCGATCTGCAACAATCCCGGAAAGTATTAAACAATTAGCACAGCCTTTACTAGCTCCAAACGTATGGGAATTGAAGGGTAACATTCCTGCTGTGACAAGATTACTAAAGAGCTTTATAAAGACAGATTCCTCAATTTTCCCCGATTTAGTTCCAGTTTTAGGTATTTTCCAAAGGCTGATTGCATCGAAGGCTTATGAAGTTCATGGGTTTGACCTATTAGAGTACATCATGCTTTTGATTGACATGAATCGCTTAAGCCCATACATGAAGCAAATCGCAGTGTTACTATTACAAAGATTacagaattcaaaaacagaaagatACGTCAAGAAGTTAACTGTATTTTTAGGTTTAATCTCCAATAAATTGGGCTCTGATTTTGTTATCCAAttcattgatgaagtgCAAGACGGCCTTTTCCAACAAATCTGGAGtaattttattattactacATTGCCTACAATTGGTAATTTGTTAGACCGTAAAATTGCATTGATTGGTATTTTGAACATGGTTGTAAATGGtcaaatcttccaaaacaaatatcCAGCTTTAATTTCAAGTACAATGAACTCCGTTATAGAGACAGCATCGTCACAAAGTATTGCGAACTTGAAAACTGATTTCGTGGATTTAGATaatttggaagaaatcTCCACATTTGGTTCCCATTTCAGTAAATTGGTCAGTATTAGTGAAAAGCCATTCGACCCATTACCTGAAATTGATGTTAATAATGGTGTTAGACTATATGTTATTGAATTGTTGAACAAATGCAATGCCATGTCTGGGAATACATTTTTAAATACAGTTTTGCCTCAATTGACTCAAGAGAACCAAATAAAACTGAATCAACTATTGACCCGTAATTAA